In one Dermacentor albipictus isolate Rhodes 1998 colony chromosome 4, USDA_Dalb.pri_finalv2, whole genome shotgun sequence genomic region, the following are encoded:
- the LOC139059635 gene encoding piggyBac transposable element-derived protein 4-like: protein MNVDSLTREEALELFFSLPDESETSEDEALSSEDEFVPELAPPDSSPDEDDNEAGPSTSKRKKRRPTISKNRKKSKRETVEPYHEVDDVLGEEVGDKWSTNEPPIRVGIPKSWDPQFSTKPVVGAADCFDLYFDDEVLEMIVERTNRAGALKYPKKWAVLTSDELRAYFGLLLLMSVSPRLHFYHYWSRDSLFNCEEIAKVMSFKRFQYIMNSLRVNDPSKEK from the exons ATGAATG TGGACTCACTCACACGCGAAGAGGCACTGGAACTCTTTTTCAGCCTGCCAGATGAGTCCGAAACAAGTGAGGACGAGGCACTGAGTAGTGAGGATGAGTTCGTTCCGGAGCTTGCACCACCAGACTCGAGTCCCGACGAAGATGACAACGAAGCAGGTCCATCAACAAGCAAACGCAAGAAACGGCGACCAACAATTtcaaagaacaggaaaaaaagcaaGCGGGAAACAGTCGAGCCGTATCACGAAGTAGACGACGTGCTAGGAGAGGAAGTTGGTGACAAGTGGAGTACAAATGAACCGCCGATCCGCGTTGGGATTCCAAAATCATGGGACCCTCAGTTCTCAACAAAGCCAGTGGTGGGGGCAGCCGACTGTTTTGATCTGTACTTCGACGATGAAGTGTTGGAAATGATTGTAGAGCGCACAAACCGTGCCGGGGCACTAAAATACCCTAAGAAGTGGGCGGTGCTCACAAGTGATGAGCTGCGCGCTTATTTTGGATTGCTGCTTCTGATGAGCGTGTCACCACGACTTCACTTTTATCACTACTGGAGCCGTGATTCTCTTTTCAACTGCGAAGAAATCGCCAAAGTGATGTCTTTCAAGCGCTTCCAGTATATCATGAATTCCCTTCGTGTAAACGACCCAAGCAAAGAAAAGTAA